A single Pseudoalteromonas phenolica DNA region contains:
- a CDS encoding L-serine ammonia-lyase, producing MISAFDMFSIGIGPSSSHTVGPMRASRLYVKDLQEKQLIDKVTSVKVELYGSLGQTGVGHGSGKAVILGLAGYDPETIDADAVPEILDTIENEQVIYLDKTHKAAFPKQGAIVFHRRKTLPKHSNAMEIFAYAGDELIHSQVYYSIGGGFIVTEEAFDQEKQAALDIRAENPAPYPFNNAQELLDMCKETGLSVSSLMMANEKTLRAEKDIKDELFNIWTVMKACIERGMRTEGILPGGLKVRRRAPSLYLKLNVENNNDPLRAMDWVDLFALAVNEENAAGGRVVTAPTNGAAGILPAVLMYYHTFIKEVDAEIATRYLLTAAAIGILYKKNASISGAEVGCQGEVGVACSMAAGALTEIMGGNVVHVENAAEIGMEHNLGLTCDPVGGLVQVPCIERNAMGAVKAINASRLAMRGTGDQKVSLDKVIKTMLDTGNDMKTKYKETARGGLAVNIIEC from the coding sequence ATGATTAGTGCATTTGATATGTTCAGTATCGGGATTGGCCCGTCGTCGTCACATACGGTCGGCCCAATGCGCGCTTCACGTCTTTATGTAAAAGATTTACAAGAAAAACAATTAATCGACAAGGTTACTTCTGTCAAAGTAGAGCTATATGGCTCACTTGGTCAAACTGGTGTTGGTCACGGCTCAGGTAAAGCGGTGATTTTAGGCTTAGCAGGTTACGACCCTGAAACCATCGATGCCGATGCAGTACCTGAAATTTTAGACACCATCGAAAACGAACAAGTTATCTACTTAGATAAAACCCATAAAGCGGCTTTTCCAAAGCAAGGCGCGATTGTTTTCCATCGTCGTAAAACCTTGCCTAAGCACTCAAACGCCATGGAAATTTTCGCATATGCTGGCGATGAGTTAATTCATAGCCAGGTTTATTACTCTATCGGCGGCGGTTTTATTGTGACCGAAGAAGCCTTCGATCAAGAAAAACAAGCTGCTCTCGATATTCGCGCAGAAAACCCAGCCCCTTACCCTTTCAATAATGCTCAAGAGTTATTGGATATGTGTAAAGAGACAGGCTTAAGTGTGTCATCTCTAATGATGGCTAACGAGAAAACACTTCGTGCAGAAAAAGATATTAAAGACGAACTCTTCAATATCTGGACCGTCATGAAAGCTTGTATTGAGCGTGGTATGCGTACTGAAGGTATTTTACCGGGCGGCTTAAAAGTAAGACGTCGTGCACCGAGCTTATATTTAAAACTAAACGTTGAAAATAACAACGACCCACTTCGTGCAATGGACTGGGTTGATTTATTCGCTCTAGCCGTAAACGAAGAAAACGCTGCGGGTGGCCGTGTAGTGACTGCACCTACAAATGGTGCGGCGGGGATCTTACCTGCGGTATTAATGTACTACCATACATTCATCAAAGAAGTAGATGCTGAAATTGCAACACGCTATTTATTAACTGCTGCAGCGATTGGTATTCTTTATAAAAAGAATGCGTCAATTTCAGGTGCAGAGGTTGGTTGTCAAGGTGAAGTCGGTGTTGCTTGCTCAATGGCTGCAGGTGCACTCACTGAAATCATGGGCGGCAATGTTGTACACGTTGAGAACGCGGCTGAAATCGGCATGGAGCATAACTTAGGTTTAACATGCGACCCTGTTGGTGGTTTAGTACAAGTTCCTTGTATTGAACGTAATGCTATGGGTGCAGTAAAAGCAATCAATGCATCACGTCTTGCTATGCGTGGTACGGGCGATCAAAAAGTATCGTTAGATAAAGTAATCAAAACCATGTTAGATACTGGTAACGATATGAAAACCAAATACAAAGAGACTGCACGTGGTGGTCTTGCGGTTAATATTATCGAATGTTAA
- a CDS encoding CoA pyrophosphatase: MKLSDIVCKFNLSAPLIDSAHFENTRASAVLLPLLEVDNKAALLFCKRAAYLKHHPSQICFPGGKFEQFDPSLQATAIRETNEELGICPSHINSIGQLPTHNTLTGFTISPIVATLQSHASWHTDSDEVERVFTISLERLFDEKNWRSIEVQLGGKDRKFDIFPTEHGLLWGATAKLVKNFAQLVN; this comes from the coding sequence ATGAAGTTATCTGACATTGTATGTAAATTTAATCTCAGTGCGCCTCTCATTGACTCTGCTCACTTTGAAAATACCAGAGCAAGTGCCGTACTATTGCCTCTGCTTGAGGTTGATAATAAAGCTGCTTTATTATTCTGCAAACGCGCTGCCTACTTAAAACATCACCCTAGCCAAATTTGCTTTCCAGGTGGTAAGTTTGAACAGTTTGACCCTTCATTGCAGGCCACAGCAATACGTGAAACCAATGAAGAGCTGGGTATTTGTCCTAGCCACATTAATTCTATCGGCCAATTACCTACCCATAACACATTAACAGGCTTTACCATTTCCCCTATTGTCGCAACACTTCAATCTCACGCTTCTTGGCACACTGACAGTGATGAGGTAGAACGAGTATTTACAATTTCACTCGAGCGTTTATTTGACGAAAAAAACTGGCGCTCAATCGAAGTACAATTAGGCGGAAAAGACCGAAAATTCGATATTTTTCCTACTGAGCATGGCTTACTATGGGGCGCGACGGCTAAATTAGTTAAAAATTTTGCTCAACTGGTCAACTAA
- the pabB gene encoding aminodeoxychorismate synthase component I has protein sequence MINEQINCKKLDIKLSTELVFEQFAHLPHAVLLDSSNAQHENSRYDIISFEPKHLVEAKNKHVFLDGKQQTQSCFSIMQSLLSDLSNTLTAENLPFTGGWLGYFGYDLGRYIEPMPELAIEDINMPDMSAGLYLDALIFDNQTSEWFYVSQPNFDRLDTYLAAINKQAAKAVPFKLTSEWQSNLDKSAYEKQFDKIQAYLKSGDCYQINLAQRFSAEFNGAPWSAYKTLRAHNKAPFAAFINHPQGAILSVSPERFILVEDGKVETKPIKGTLPRLKEATADKVQAEILKNSPKDRAENVMIVDLLRNDLGKVAKPGTVTVPKLFDIESFPAVHHLVSTVQSELAEGKTAIDQLEAAFPGGSITGAPKIRAMEIIEELEPHRRSVYCGSIGYISACGKMDTSITIRTLVCSDDKIHCWAGGGIVADSKAALEYQETLDKVNKILPILSNS, from the coding sequence ATGATAAATGAGCAAATCAATTGTAAAAAATTAGACATTAAGCTATCTACTGAGTTAGTTTTTGAGCAATTCGCCCATTTGCCTCACGCAGTTTTATTAGATTCAAGTAACGCGCAACACGAAAATAGCCGTTACGACATCATCAGTTTTGAGCCAAAGCACCTCGTCGAAGCGAAAAATAAGCACGTATTTTTGGACGGTAAACAACAAACGCAAAGTTGTTTCTCCATTATGCAATCACTGTTAAGTGATTTATCGAATACACTAACCGCTGAAAATTTACCTTTTACCGGTGGTTGGTTAGGTTACTTTGGTTATGACTTGGGTCGTTATATTGAACCCATGCCTGAGTTGGCAATCGAAGACATTAATATGCCTGATATGAGTGCAGGTCTATATTTAGATGCGCTGATTTTTGATAATCAGACATCTGAGTGGTTTTATGTTTCTCAGCCAAACTTCGATCGCCTTGACACGTATTTAGCGGCAATTAACAAACAAGCTGCAAAAGCAGTCCCTTTTAAGCTCACCTCTGAGTGGCAATCGAATCTTGATAAAAGCGCGTATGAAAAACAGTTTGATAAAATTCAAGCTTATTTAAAAAGTGGCGACTGTTATCAAATTAACTTAGCTCAGCGCTTCAGTGCAGAGTTTAATGGCGCCCCTTGGTCAGCCTACAAAACTCTTAGAGCACACAACAAAGCCCCATTTGCTGCTTTTATAAATCACCCACAAGGAGCAATTTTATCGGTGTCGCCTGAGCGTTTTATTCTGGTTGAAGATGGCAAAGTCGAAACTAAGCCAATCAAAGGCACACTGCCCAGATTAAAAGAAGCAACAGCCGATAAAGTGCAAGCTGAAATACTGAAGAATAGCCCTAAAGATCGCGCCGAAAATGTGATGATCGTAGACCTTCTCCGTAATGATTTAGGTAAAGTGGCCAAGCCGGGTACTGTGACTGTGCCTAAACTATTCGATATTGAAAGTTTCCCTGCTGTTCATCACTTAGTGAGTACCGTACAGAGTGAGTTAGCTGAAGGTAAAACCGCCATTGACCAATTAGAAGCTGCTTTCCCCGGTGGTTCAATCACTGGTGCGCCTAAGATTCGTGCGATGGAAATTATTGAAGAGCTCGAACCTCATCGTCGTAGCGTATATTGTGGCTCTATTGGTTATATCAGTGCGTGTGGCAAGATGGATACGTCAATCACCATTCGTACTTTGGTATGTAGTGACGATAAAATTCATTGCTGGGCTGGCGGTGGCATTGTTGCAGATTCGAAAGCAGCATTGGAATACCAAGAAACTTTAGACAAGGTAAACAAAATATTACCTATACTGAGTAATAGTTAA
- a CDS encoding fumarate hydratase, translating into MSMIRQQDFIDSIEDALQYISYYHPLDFVQALEKAYHKEESKAAKDAIAQILINSRMSAEGKRPLCQDTGIVTCFVKVGMDVKWDKTDLTVQQMVDEGTRRAYNSPDNPLRASIVADPAGARKNTKDNTPSVVHIDMVPGAEVEVMIAAKGGGSENKTKMVMLNPSDDVAAWVEKTLPTMGAGWCPPGMLGIGIGGTAEKAAVLAKESLMDPVDIHELIERGAETAEEKLRLDIFERANKLGIGAQGLGGLTTVVDIKIKTAPTHAASKPVVMIPNCAATRHVHFTLDGSGPANLKAPKVEDWPELTFEVGEDTRRVNLDTLTKEDTLDWKMGETVLLSGKILTGRDAAHKRLQDMILSGEGLPEGVDFENKFIYYVGPVDAVGDEAVGPAGPTTATRMDKFTDLMLENTGIVGMIGKAERGPATVESIKQNKSIYLMAVGGAAYLVSKAIKKARVVAFEDLGMEAIYEFEVEDMPVTVAVDSDGNNAHTAGPAIWKAKIEELDSKLK; encoded by the coding sequence ATGAGTATGATCCGTCAACAAGACTTCATCGACAGCATTGAAGATGCATTGCAGTATATCTCTTATTACCACCCACTCGATTTCGTTCAAGCGCTAGAAAAGGCTTACCATAAAGAAGAAAGCAAAGCGGCTAAAGATGCGATTGCTCAGATCTTAATTAACTCTCGTATGTCTGCTGAAGGCAAGCGTCCACTGTGTCAAGACACAGGTATCGTTACGTGTTTCGTTAAAGTAGGTATGGATGTTAAGTGGGATAAAACAGACTTAACTGTACAGCAAATGGTTGATGAAGGTACACGTCGCGCTTATAACAGCCCTGACAACCCACTTCGTGCATCAATTGTTGCAGATCCTGCTGGCGCACGTAAAAACACCAAAGATAACACGCCATCAGTAGTACACATTGACATGGTACCAGGCGCTGAAGTTGAAGTGATGATCGCAGCGAAAGGCGGCGGCTCAGAAAACAAAACTAAAATGGTTATGCTTAACCCATCTGATGATGTTGCTGCTTGGGTTGAGAAAACACTACCAACTATGGGCGCAGGCTGGTGTCCTCCGGGCATGCTAGGTATAGGTATCGGTGGTACAGCTGAAAAAGCAGCGGTACTAGCGAAAGAATCACTGATGGATCCGGTTGATATTCACGAGCTAATCGAGCGTGGAGCAGAAACAGCTGAAGAAAAGCTACGTTTAGACATCTTCGAACGTGCTAACAAGTTAGGTATTGGTGCACAAGGCCTTGGTGGTTTAACAACGGTTGTTGATATTAAAATCAAAACAGCACCAACACATGCTGCATCTAAGCCAGTTGTAATGATCCCGAACTGCGCAGCAACACGTCACGTACACTTCACGCTAGACGGTTCAGGCCCTGCAAATCTTAAAGCACCTAAAGTTGAAGATTGGCCAGAGCTGACGTTTGAAGTGGGTGAAGACACACGTCGCGTAAACTTAGACACACTAACAAAAGAAGACACACTAGATTGGAAGATGGGTGAAACAGTTCTTCTTTCAGGTAAAATCTTAACAGGTCGTGATGCAGCACATAAGCGTCTTCAAGACATGATCTTGTCAGGTGAAGGTTTACCTGAAGGTGTAGATTTCGAGAACAAGTTTATCTACTACGTTGGCCCTGTTGATGCAGTAGGCGACGAAGCTGTAGGTCCTGCAGGTCCAACTACAGCAACGCGTATGGATAAATTCACCGACCTAATGCTAGAAAACACAGGCATTGTGGGCATGATTGGTAAAGCTGAGCGTGGTCCAGCGACAGTTGAATCTATCAAGCAAAACAAATCAATCTACTTAATGGCAGTAGGTGGTGCAGCTTATCTTGTATCTAAAGCAATCAAGAAAGCGCGCGTAGTAGCGTTCGAAGATTTAGGTATGGAAGCAATCTACGAGTTTGAAGTAGAAGATATGCCAGTAACAGTTGCAGTAGACAGCGATGGTAACAACGCGCACACTGCAGGTCCTGCGATTTGGAAAGCGAAAATCGAAGAGTTAGACAGCAAGTTAAAATAA
- a CDS encoding class II fumarate hydratase produces the protein MTTFRQESDSMGVLDVPEGALYKAQTQRAVNNFTVSKLTMPQEFIRALAYIKQAAAEANAELGHLSQDKAQAIAKAAQSIIEGEHLDQFPVDVFQTGSGTSSNMNANEVIATLATQQSGIQIHPNDDVNMGQSSNDVIPTAIHVSSAVAVVYELLPALKHLSQVIEQKSKQVGHVVKTGRTHLMDAMPVTFAQTLGGWQHQIDCAYQGILSSVERVYELAQGGTAVGTGVNADAQFAKVFTQYLSTNIGIRFKPSSNHFYHIGSQDAIVGLSGQLKAMAVANMKIANDLRWMNSGPLAGLAEIELEALQPGSSIMPGKVNPVIPEAAAMVSAQVIGNDTTISVAGQSGNFELNVMLPVIAHNIIESIDILANVSRLLADKAIATFNVNEENVNKALAKNPILVTALNPIIGYEKAAFIAKTAYKEGRPIVDVASEHTDLSVNELTELLNPEKLTKGGL, from the coding sequence ATGACTACATTTCGCCAAGAATCAGACAGCATGGGTGTATTAGATGTGCCTGAAGGCGCACTTTATAAAGCGCAAACCCAGCGTGCAGTCAATAACTTTACAGTTAGCAAGTTAACTATGCCGCAAGAGTTTATTCGAGCACTTGCTTACATTAAACAAGCGGCGGCCGAGGCAAATGCAGAGCTAGGGCATCTTTCACAAGATAAAGCACAGGCGATTGCCAAAGCAGCGCAAAGTATTATTGAAGGTGAGCACTTAGACCAATTCCCGGTTGATGTGTTTCAAACAGGCTCGGGTACAAGCTCGAATATGAATGCCAATGAAGTCATCGCGACGCTCGCAACACAGCAAAGCGGTATTCAGATCCACCCTAATGACGACGTAAATATGGGTCAAAGCTCAAATGACGTGATCCCAACCGCTATTCACGTCAGTAGTGCAGTTGCTGTCGTTTATGAGCTATTACCTGCACTAAAACATTTATCACAAGTGATAGAGCAAAAATCTAAACAAGTCGGTCATGTAGTTAAAACAGGTCGTACGCATTTAATGGATGCAATGCCTGTAACATTTGCGCAAACTTTAGGTGGTTGGCAGCATCAGATTGACTGCGCGTACCAAGGTATATTAAGTAGCGTAGAAAGAGTCTACGAACTTGCACAAGGTGGCACAGCAGTAGGCACTGGTGTAAATGCCGATGCACAATTTGCCAAGGTGTTCACGCAATATTTAAGTACAAATATTGGTATTCGTTTTAAACCAAGTAGCAATCATTTCTACCATATTGGTTCACAAGACGCGATTGTTGGCCTTTCAGGACAATTAAAAGCAATGGCTGTGGCAAATATGAAAATTGCCAATGACTTACGTTGGATGAACTCAGGCCCACTGGCAGGTCTTGCTGAGATTGAACTTGAAGCACTGCAACCGGGCTCTTCAATTATGCCTGGTAAAGTAAACCCAGTGATCCCAGAAGCGGCAGCCATGGTCAGTGCACAAGTCATTGGTAACGACACGACAATTTCGGTAGCGGGTCAATCGGGTAACTTTGAGCTCAATGTTATGTTGCCTGTGATTGCGCATAACATTATTGAAAGTATCGACATCTTGGCGAATGTAAGTCGACTCCTTGCTGATAAAGCGATTGCAACATTTAATGTGAACGAAGAAAACGTCAATAAAGCACTGGCAAAAAATCCAATTCTAGTGACGGCTCTCAACCCGATCATAGGTTATGAAAAAGCCGCGTTTATCGCGAAAACAGCATACAAAGAAGGGCGCCCGATTGTTGATGTGGCGAGCGAACACACTGATTTGTCTGTTAATGAATTAACAGAGCTGTTAAATCCTGAAAAGCTTACAAAGGGTGGATTGTAA
- the ftnA gene encoding non-heme ferritin — protein sequence MLAPAMVEKLNEQINLEFYSSNLYLQMSAWCEDKGFEGAAEFLRKHAVEEMEHMNRLFTYVSETGALPILGAIEAPPHEFNSLGDVFRTTLEHECTITKAINELTHVAFTTHDYSTFNFLQWYVAEQHEEEKLFKGILDKLELIGEDGKALFWIDKDLAELAKTGSTSIMEAGA from the coding sequence ATGTTAGCCCCAGCAATGGTTGAAAAATTAAACGAGCAAATTAATTTAGAATTCTATTCTTCAAACCTATACTTACAAATGAGTGCTTGGTGTGAAGACAAAGGCTTCGAAGGTGCTGCTGAGTTTTTAAGAAAGCATGCCGTTGAAGAAATGGAACACATGAACCGTTTATTCACTTATGTAAGTGAAACAGGTGCATTACCAATTTTAGGTGCTATTGAAGCGCCTCCTCATGAGTTTAATTCTCTGGGTGATGTTTTTAGAACGACCCTAGAACATGAGTGCACTATTACTAAAGCAATTAACGAGCTTACGCATGTTGCTTTCACAACGCATGATTACTCAACATTCAACTTCTTACAATGGTATGTTGCTGAACAACATGAGGAAGAAAAGCTGTTCAAGGGTATCCTAGATAAGCTAGAGCTAATCGGTGAAGACGGTAAAGCGCTATTCTGGATTGACAAAGATCTTGCTGAATTAGCAAAAACTGGTAGTACTTCTATTATGGAAGCTGGCGCTTAA